Proteins from one Staphylococcus sp. IVB6214 genomic window:
- a CDS encoding DUF1643 domain-containing protein: protein MNTIKSTIHTEAIFSDDEQHRYLLKKTWDEKKSACTVITMYPHLDGILSLDLTTVLILNQLAKSDKYGSVYLVNLFSNIKTPENLKHIKEPYDEHTDIHLMKAISESDTVILAYGAYAKRPVVVERVEQVMEMLKPHKKKVKKLINPVTSEVMHPLNPKARQKWTLK, encoded by the coding sequence ATGAATACAATCAAAAGTACGATACACACAGAAGCTATATTTAGCGACGATGAACAACATCGCTACTTACTCAAAAAGACGTGGGATGAAAAGAAATCCGCATGTACAGTCATAACGATGTACCCTCATTTAGATGGCATACTTTCCCTCGATCTAACAACCGTTCTAATTCTTAACCAATTAGCGAAGTCTGATAAATATGGTTCTGTATATCTTGTGAACCTATTCTCTAATATCAAAACACCAGAAAACCTCAAACATATCAAAGAGCCATACGATGAGCACACAGATATTCACTTGATGAAAGCGATAAGTGAAAGTGACACAGTGATTCTTGCTTATGGAGCCTATGCGAAGCGACCAGTTGTCGTCGAACGTGTTGAACAAGTGATGGAAATGTTAAAACCTCATAAAAAGAAAGTAAAAAAGCTCATTAATCCAGTAACAAGTGAAGTCATGCATCCACTGAACCCTAAAGCGCGTCAAAAATGGACACTAAAATAA
- a CDS encoding restriction endonuclease subunit S, translating to MTNEIKNVPELRFPEFKEEWSKLKLGELAEIVRGSSPRPISDPRWFDINSDIGWLRISDVTEQNGKITKLEQKISKDGQKKTRVLHSKHLLLSIAATVGKPVINYVKTGVHDGFLIFLRPLFDIEFMYQWLDAYRPKWKKYGQPGSQVNLNSELVKSQKIYMPHSVEQKKISDFFSKLDHQIELEEQKLKKLEEQKKGYMQKIFSQELRFKDDNGNSYPDWSIKKIEDISKVNKGFTPNTKNDEYWDELNENWLSIAGMTQKYLYKGNKGITEKGASKHVKVDKDTLIMSFKLTLGKLAIVKEPIYTNEAICHFVWKESNVNTEYMYYYLNSINISTFGAQAVKGVTLNNDSINSIIVKLPVIQEQNKIAYFFNELDKLIRKQYAKIELLKQRKNGLLQKMFV from the coding sequence ATGACTAATGAAATTAAGAATGTACCTGAATTGAGGTTCCCAGAGTTTAAAGAAGAGTGGAGCAAATTAAAATTAGGAGAATTAGCAGAAATTGTTAGAGGTTCATCTCCGAGACCAATAAGCGACCCTAGATGGTTTGACATTAATTCTGATATAGGGTGGCTTAGAATTTCAGATGTAACTGAACAAAACGGAAAAATTACAAAATTAGAACAAAAAATATCTAAAGATGGCCAAAAAAAGACTAGAGTTTTGCATAGTAAACATCTATTACTAAGTATTGCGGCAACTGTAGGTAAACCTGTTATTAATTATGTTAAAACTGGAGTACACGATGGTTTTTTAATTTTTCTTAGACCATTATTTGACATTGAGTTTATGTATCAATGGCTTGACGCGTATAGACCTAAATGGAAAAAATATGGGCAACCAGGCAGTCAAGTGAATTTAAATTCCGAATTAGTGAAGTCTCAAAAAATATATATGCCTCATTCTGTAGAACAAAAAAAAATCAGTGATTTTTTCAGCAAACTCGACCACCAAATTGAACTCGAAGAACAAAAATTAAAGAAGTTAGAAGAACAGAAAAAGGGATATATGCAAAAGATTTTTTCTCAAGAGTTAAGATTTAAAGATGACAATGGAAACAGTTATCCTGATTGGTCTATTAAAAAGATTGAAGATATTTCTAAGGTTAATAAAGGGTTCACTCCAAATACAAAAAATGATGAATACTGGGATGAATTAAATGAAAATTGGTTATCTATAGCAGGTATGACACAGAAATATTTGTATAAAGGAAATAAAGGAATTACTGAAAAAGGAGCATCAAAGCATGTAAAAGTAGATAAAGATACTCTAATAATGAGCTTTAAATTGACTTTAGGTAAGTTAGCTATAGTAAAAGAGCCTATCTATACAAATGAAGCTATATGTCATTTCGTATGGAAAGAAAGTAATGTTAATACTGAGTATATGTACTACTATTTAAATTCTATAAATATAAGTACTTTTGGTGCACAAGCAGTTAAAGGAGTAACATTAAATAACGATTCAATTAATAGTATTATAGTAAAGTTACCAGTGATACAAGAACAAAATAAAATAGCATACTTTTTCAATGAATTAGATAAATTAATAAGAAAACAATACGCTAAAATTGAATTACTAAAACAACGTAAAAATGGATTACTACAAAAGATGTTTGTGTAG
- a CDS encoding type I restriction-modification system subunit M — protein MSITEKQRQQQAELHKRLWSIANDLRGNMDASEFRNYILGLIFYRFLSEKAETEVAEALSGEDLTYEEAWEDEEYREDLKAELIENVGYFIEPEDLFSSMVKEIENQRFDIEHLAQAIRKVETSTLGQDSEEDFIGLFSDMDLSSTRLGNMVKERTALIGKVMVNLGDLPFVHSNMEIDMLGDAYEFLIGRFAANAGKKAGEFYTPQQVSKILAKIVTLGKDKLRNVYDPTCGSGSLLLRVGKETTVYRYNGQERNNTTYNLARMNMLLHDVRYENFDIQNGDTMENPAFLDEKFDAVVANPPYSAKWSADSKFNDDERFSNYGKLAPKSKADFAFIQHMVHYLDDEGTMAVVLPHGVLFRGAAEGTIRKYLIEEKNYLDAVIGLPANIFYGTSIPTCVLVFKKCREEAQDVLFIDASNEFEKGKNQNHLTDEQVEKIIATYKNRETVDKYSYTASLKEIEDNDYNLNIPRYVDTFEEEEPIDLNQVQQELNQIDDEIADVEQEINEYLKELGVLTHD, from the coding sequence ATGTCAATTACAGAGAAACAACGTCAGCAACAGGCTGAATTACATAAACGTTTATGGTCCATTGCCAATGATTTAAGGGGGAATATGGATGCGAGTGAGTTCCGTAATTATATTCTAGGACTCATCTTCTATCGCTTTTTATCAGAAAAAGCTGAAACAGAAGTTGCAGAAGCATTATCAGGTGAAGATTTAACATATGAAGAAGCATGGGAAGATGAAGAATATCGTGAAGACTTAAAAGCTGAACTGATTGAAAATGTGGGTTACTTTATTGAACCTGAAGACTTATTCAGTAGTATGGTTAAAGAAATCGAAAACCAGCGTTTTGATATTGAACATTTAGCACAAGCCATTCGAAAAGTAGAGACGTCTACGCTTGGCCAAGACAGTGAAGAAGACTTCATTGGTTTGTTCAGCGATATGGATTTAAGCTCAACACGTCTGGGGAATATGGTCAAAGAACGTACTGCCCTTATAGGTAAAGTAATGGTTAACTTAGGCGACCTACCATTTGTGCATAGCAATATGGAAATTGATATGTTAGGTGATGCTTACGAATTTCTAATTGGGCGTTTTGCGGCCAATGCAGGTAAAAAAGCTGGGGAATTCTATACACCTCAGCAAGTGTCAAAAATATTAGCGAAAATCGTTACATTAGGTAAAGACAAATTAAGAAATGTCTATGACCCTACGTGTGGTTCAGGCTCATTATTACTGCGTGTCGGTAAAGAAACAACGGTTTACCGTTACAATGGTCAAGAACGTAACAATACCACATACAACTTGGCTCGAATGAACATGTTGTTACATGATGTGCGTTATGAAAACTTTGATATTCAAAATGGAGACACTATGGAAAACCCCGCATTTTTAGATGAAAAATTCGATGCGGTTGTCGCTAACCCGCCTTACAGTGCGAAATGGTCGGCGGACAGCAAGTTCAATGATGATGAACGCTTTAGCAATTACGGGAAGTTAGCGCCTAAATCAAAAGCAGACTTCGCATTTATCCAACATATGGTGCACTATTTAGACGATGAAGGAACAATGGCGGTCGTCTTACCGCATGGTGTGTTATTCCGTGGAGCAGCTGAAGGCACGATACGTAAATATCTTATTGAAGAGAAAAACTATTTAGATGCAGTTATTGGTTTACCAGCCAATATTTTCTACGGCACTTCTATTCCAACATGTGTCCTTGTATTTAAAAAATGTCGTGAAGAAGCTCAAGATGTGTTATTTATTGATGCGTCTAATGAATTTGAAAAAGGTAAAAATCAAAACCATCTCACAGACGAACAAGTTGAAAAAATTATCGCTACGTATAAAAACAGAGAAACAGTTGATAAATATAGTTATACGGCAAGCCTCAAAGAAATTGAAGACAATGACTATAATTTAAATATTCCAAGATACGTTGATACATTTGAAGAAGAAGAACCGATTGATTTAAACCAAGTTCAACAAGAACTGAATCAAATCGATGATGAAATCGCAGACGTAGAACAAGAAATTAACGAGTATTTAAAAGAATTAGGAGTGTTAACACATGACTAA